A window of the Pedobacter frigiditerrae genome harbors these coding sequences:
- a CDS encoding type I asparaginase, producing MTKILIIYTGGTIGMVNDAKTGTLIPFDFEQIQDNVPELARLDYQLSVHSFDPILDSSNMNPDVWAELAELIKEKYDAFDGFVILHGSDTMSFTASALSFMLQNLAKPVILTGSQLPIGEIRTDAKENLITALEIAATKKDGKAMVPEVCIYFDYQLFRGNRSIKYNSEKFEAFASPNYPILAEAGVNLDFYPNYILPIPTEPFQIHTSFNANIGVLKMYPGITENAVRAITESNAEAIILEAFGSGNTTTAPWFITCLKEAIEANKIILDISQCKGGSVQLGLYETSRKLQKMGILSGSDLTFESAVTKLMYLLGQDLSIEEVKRLLEISIAGELTD from the coding sequence ATGACCAAAATTCTCATCATCTATACTGGCGGTACCATCGGGATGGTTAACGATGCCAAAACAGGCACTTTAATTCCGTTTGATTTTGAACAAATTCAAGATAATGTGCCAGAATTAGCCAGATTAGATTACCAACTTTCTGTTCACTCTTTCGACCCAATTCTAGATTCATCAAATATGAATCCAGATGTTTGGGCAGAACTAGCAGAGCTGATTAAAGAAAAGTATGATGCCTTTGATGGATTTGTGATTTTACATGGCTCAGATACCATGTCATTCACTGCATCTGCCTTGAGTTTCATGCTGCAAAACTTGGCTAAGCCTGTTATTTTAACGGGCTCTCAATTGCCAATCGGGGAGATTAGGACAGATGCTAAAGAGAATTTAATCACTGCTTTAGAAATAGCTGCAACTAAAAAGGATGGCAAAGCGATGGTTCCAGAAGTATGCATTTATTTTGATTATCAGCTTTTTAGAGGAAATCGTTCCATTAAATACAACTCAGAAAAATTTGAAGCTTTTGCATCGCCAAACTATCCTATTTTAGCAGAAGCAGGGGTGAATTTGGATTTTTATCCAAACTATATTTTACCAATTCCAACTGAACCTTTTCAAATTCATACATCATTCAATGCAAATATAGGGGTGTTGAAAATGTATCCAGGCATAACAGAGAATGCAGTTAGGGCAATAACAGAATCTAATGCAGAAGCCATCATTTTAGAGGCATTTGGCTCAGGGAATACAACAACAGCACCTTGGTTTATCACTTGTTTAAAAGAGGCTATTGAAGCCAACAAAATCATATTGGATATTTCTCAATGTAAAGGAGGTTCTGTTCAATTAGGTTTGTATGAAACCAGTAGAAAACTACAAAAAATGGGGATTTTAAGTGGTTCTGATTTAACTTTTGAATCGGCGGTTACTAAGTTGATGTATTTGTTGGGGCAAGATTTGAGCATAGAAGAAGTAAAGAGATTGTTAGAGATTTCTATTGCTGGAGAATTAACAGACTAA
- a CDS encoding FKBP-type peptidyl-prolyl cis-trans isomerase: protein MKKSLVILLAATLGLASCNREKKGPGGLLYTIHHSEGKEKIKVGDAIKMNFVQKNDKDSVLASTYENEMAQIFPVQAKTYAGDINDVLLMFGEGDSATFKVNLDTMAFYTKNPKPEQFKNDKYITFTVKIEKVIAKKAGEADSVFQKRAGEFFQADYKTTMEKIKGAEEGKIKTYIADNNLKVTTAPSGLNYVITAPGSADRPAMGDTVLLNYTGTLTKKDAKGKYKLFDTSDEKKAKEAGKLQPGKPYGPTKMVQGQTVPGFTEALTLIGKGGKITVVIPSKLGWGEQGSPQGGIGPYAPVVFDVEVVNIIKGQPAPPAPTAPAGATQP, encoded by the coding sequence ATGAAAAAAAGTTTAGTAATTCTTTTAGCGGCTACATTAGGCTTAGCTTCTTGCAACAGAGAGAAAAAAGGTCCAGGAGGTTTGTTGTATACAATTCATCATTCTGAAGGAAAAGAAAAAATTAAAGTAGGTGATGCAATTAAAATGAACTTTGTTCAGAAAAACGATAAAGATTCGGTTTTAGCTAGTACTTATGAGAATGAAATGGCTCAGATATTCCCAGTTCAGGCAAAAACTTATGCTGGTGATATTAATGATGTTTTATTAATGTTTGGTGAAGGTGATAGCGCAACTTTTAAAGTGAACTTGGATACCATGGCTTTCTATACTAAAAACCCTAAGCCAGAACAGTTTAAAAATGATAAATACATCACTTTTACAGTTAAAATTGAAAAAGTAATCGCTAAAAAAGCAGGTGAGGCAGATTCGGTTTTCCAAAAAAGAGCTGGTGAATTTTTCCAAGCAGATTACAAAACTACAATGGAAAAAATTAAAGGGGCTGAAGAAGGCAAAATCAAAACTTACATTGCCGATAACAACCTTAAAGTTACAACTGCTCCAAGTGGTTTAAATTACGTAATTACTGCTCCGGGTAGTGCTGATAGACCAGCAATGGGTGATACAGTATTATTAAACTACACTGGAACTTTAACTAAAAAAGATGCTAAAGGAAAATACAAGTTATTTGACACTAGCGATGAGAAAAAAGCTAAAGAAGCAGGTAAATTACAGCCAGGTAAACCTTATGGGCCAACTAAAATGGTACAAGGACAAACTGTTCCAGGTTTTACAGAAGCTTTAACTTTAATTGGTAAAGGTGGTAAAATCACAGTTGTTATCCCTTCTAAATTGGGATGGGGAGAACAAGGTAGTCCACAAGGGGGTATTGGTCCGTATGCACCAGTTGTTTTTGATGTAGAAGTAGTAAACATCATCAAAGGTCAGCCTGCTCCTCCTGCTCCAACTGCACCAGCAGGAGCAACACAACCATAA
- a CDS encoding MBL fold metallo-hydrolase, producing MKIEQIYTGCLAEAAYYIESNGEAAIIDPLREINPYLKKAAQNGATIKYIFETHFHADFVSGHVDLAEKSGATIVYGPTAKTDFPSHIAKDGEQFKIGDLTITTIHTPGHTLESTTYLLTDANGKDHCIFSGDTLFIGDVGRPDLAQKGDLTMDDLAGMLYDSLTTKIKPLADDVIVYPAHGAGSACGKSMSKETFDTLGNQKEVNYALKASSKEQFIKEVTDGILPPPQYFAKNVAMNKGGYESIDEVYEKGLVALSPKEFETVANLTGALILDTRDPQVFAQAFIPNSINIGLNGQFAPWVGALISDLKQELLLVTEEGKAEEAITRLARVGYDNTIGYLEGGITAWQAAGKETDEIKSISAAEFEAVLNADEVINALDVRKPGEYESEHLEATLARPLDYINDWTSEINPEETYYIHCAGGYRSMIAASILKARGIEKVIDIAGGYSALKETELKRTDFACPSKAMKV from the coding sequence ATGAAAATAGAGCAAATATATACGGGATGTTTAGCCGAAGCGGCTTATTATATAGAAAGTAATGGCGAAGCTGCTATTATCGACCCGCTACGTGAAATAAATCCTTATTTAAAAAAAGCGGCTCAAAATGGAGCGACTATTAAATATATATTTGAAACTCATTTTCACGCAGATTTTGTTTCTGGTCACGTAGATTTAGCAGAAAAATCTGGAGCAACAATTGTTTATGGACCAACTGCAAAAACAGATTTTCCATCGCATATAGCAAAAGATGGAGAACAATTTAAAATTGGCGATTTAACGATTACAACCATACATACACCTGGTCATACGCTAGAATCTACTACTTATTTACTAACTGATGCAAACGGAAAAGACCATTGTATTTTCTCAGGAGATACACTTTTTATTGGTGATGTTGGTAGACCAGATTTAGCTCAAAAAGGAGATTTAACGATGGATGATTTAGCAGGTATGCTTTATGATTCTTTAACTACCAAAATTAAACCTTTGGCAGATGATGTAATTGTTTATCCTGCCCATGGTGCTGGTTCTGCTTGTGGCAAAAGTATGAGCAAGGAAACTTTCGATACTTTAGGTAACCAGAAAGAAGTTAATTACGCTTTAAAAGCGAGTTCTAAAGAACAGTTTATTAAAGAAGTAACCGACGGGATTTTACCTCCTCCGCAATATTTTGCTAAAAATGTAGCGATGAATAAAGGTGGTTATGAAAGTATTGATGAAGTTTACGAAAAAGGTTTAGTTGCTTTATCACCAAAAGAATTTGAAACTGTAGCCAATTTAACTGGCGCTTTGATATTAGATACGAGGGACCCGCAAGTTTTTGCTCAGGCATTTATACCAAATTCAATAAACATTGGTTTAAACGGACAGTTTGCGCCTTGGGTTGGTGCTTTAATTAGCGACTTGAAACAAGAGTTGTTATTAGTTACAGAAGAAGGCAAGGCCGAAGAAGCGATTACCAGATTAGCAAGAGTTGGATATGATAATACCATCGGTTATTTAGAAGGCGGAATTACTGCTTGGCAAGCCGCAGGAAAAGAAACTGATGAAATCAAATCAATCTCTGCTGCAGAATTTGAAGCAGTCTTAAATGCAGATGAGGTTATCAATGCCTTAGATGTTCGCAAGCCTGGAGAGTATGAATCGGAACATTTAGAAGCTACATTAGCTCGTCCTTTAGATTATATTAACGATTGGACAAGTGAAATTAATCCTGAGGAAACTTATTACATTCACTGTGCTGGTGGTTATCGTTCTATGATTGCGGCTTCGATTTTAAAAGCTCGTGGTATAGAAAAAGTAATTGACATTGCTGGAGGTTATAGTGCCCTTAAAGAAACTGAGTTAAAAAGAACTGATTTTGCTTGTCCGAGCAAAGCGATGAAGGTTTAA
- a CDS encoding GxxExxY protein — protein sequence MGFYVEKERVMPVVYEDVRLDCGYKIDILIERKLVLELKSVEALNNVHLAQTLTYLKLGNYRLGLLMNFNTFRLKDGLKPVVNQL from the coding sequence TTGGGATTTTATGTAGAAAAGGAAAGAGTTATGCCAGTTGTTTATGAAGATGTTAGGCTTGATTGTGGATATAAGATAGATATTCTGATTGAACGGAAATTAGTACTTGAACTAAAAAGTGTAGAAGCGTTGAATAACGTTCATTTAGCGCAGACGCTAACCTATCTAAAATTAGGAAATTATAGATTAGGCTTACTTATGAACTTTAATACATTTAGATTAAAGGATGGATTGAAACCAGTAGTTAATCAGCTCTAG
- a CDS encoding TatD family hydrolase: MLLTDTHTHLYYETDLEKQALLMDRCFAFDVKRLFLPNVDAKSIEMIDNLVAKYPENCFAMAGLHPCDVKEDYLTQLPLIYNSIADRKIYAIGEIGIDLHWDKTTLAIQQDAFKQQINWAKDLGLPIVIHCREAFDETFEVLDEMKDEKLRGIFHCFTGDLTQAKIAIDLGFYLGIGGVVTYKKAGLDLVLEDIPLTNIVLETDSPYLAPVPFRGKPNESSYLIHIAQKVADIYKVSLEEVAELTTENSRKIFGV, encoded by the coding sequence ATGCTTTTAACAGATACGCACACCCATTTATATTACGAAACCGATTTAGAAAAACAAGCATTACTAATGGATAGGTGTTTTGCCTTTGATGTAAAACGGCTCTTCCTTCCCAACGTAGATGCGAAATCTATTGAGATGATTGATAATTTGGTTGCAAAATACCCTGAAAATTGTTTTGCGATGGCTGGTTTGCATCCTTGTGATGTGAAGGAAGATTATTTAACGCAATTGCCTTTAATTTATAATAGCATAGCTGATAGAAAAATTTATGCCATAGGTGAAATTGGAATCGATTTGCATTGGGATAAAACAACTTTAGCTATACAACAGGATGCTTTTAAACAACAAATCAACTGGGCTAAAGATTTAGGTTTGCCAATTGTTATCCACTGTCGTGAAGCTTTTGATGAAACTTTCGAAGTGCTAGATGAAATGAAAGATGAAAAATTGAGAGGTATTTTCCATTGTTTTACAGGAGATTTAACGCAAGCAAAAATAGCAATTGATTTGGGTTTTTATTTAGGTATTGGCGGTGTGGTTACTTACAAAAAAGCTGGATTGGATTTAGTGTTGGAAGATATTCCACTAACTAATATTGTATTAGAAACTGATTCGCCATATCTAGCTCCGGTTCCATTTCGTGGTAAGCCAAATGAAAGTAGTTATTTAATTCACATCGCACAAAAAGTAGCTGATATTTATAAAGTAAGCTTAGAAGAGGTGGCAGAGCTTACTACGGAGAACTCGAGGAAGATATTTGGAGTTTAG